One genomic window of Sphingopyxis sp. OPL5 includes the following:
- a CDS encoding TonB-dependent receptor domain-containing protein: MKNLVVLASLRRGAAPLALGLALCAAPAFAQEAPADDAVADADAAADDGEAIVVTGSRIARPEADSPNPVTSISSDTIQQSGLTNLTDLLVQNPALLGSSTTADAGGSTALFGGVGVNLLNLRNLGTERTLVLVNGRRHISGITGTSSVDINTIPNALIDRIDVLTGGVSAVYGADGVSGVVNFVLKRDFEGIDARFQTGISSRGDANNIYGALTVGTNFSEDRGNVAVSYEYNRDSRVPANARKTGRNLGLFSFRQNLLDNPDPDFDDPNIIDRILYNDIRYADSAPGGAVDVDIDFSPDFTGAGKVYDLGTAIPSSGGVVQGGDSTPIAGYQGDLQPKTEKHNINLLGSYEFSDALRFFVEAKYVKTKNFSFAQPSFDFFTTVQADNPFIPANIAALITPDNINNSLELPSGFLPDGVLVSRDNFDMGVRGEYAERDTYRGVLGFDGRLTDNLTYEVSYVYGQTKTQFLSTNYRLRDRYFAALDAVDQGAFTTGTPNGNIVCRSSLDPTAPLNDPNGFIIGANTTPITFTPGANSGCVPLNIFGEGSPSKAALDWINVDLANRVKVQQHVVSASVSGDTGAVFELPGGPIGFALGAEYRKEKSNFVPDAFLVQDALQDLAAQFPESGSFDVKEAFAEINIPVLRGMPFADILQFGAAIRVSDYSTIGSTTTWKVDGTWGPVRDIRFRGTYSEAVRAPNLTELFAPQNGTFSFIDDPCDPTNLAEGTSFRVANCNATLTALGINPATFNPSQNPQATASLPGRTIGTPFLNEETAKTWTAGVVLRPSFIPGLVATFDWYDIKIANAITTATAQDLTNACVDQPTLDNQFCDLITRDPSTGFVSDYLLRPLNVSQFATSGADFTINYAFRPSDSLGQFNLRLAGGYLDSLTFISTPGAEVDNDRTEAFAPKWNGTLDITWVKDNWSLNYGVNYFSKTRRFTTEQIEANPDLVDPKYIFYREKWEHDVQLGFKTDDERFQFYAGVNNIFGRDPDVGELNYPSSFRGRYVYAGVKVNLASLGL, from the coding sequence GTGAAAAATCTCGTCGTTCTGGCAAGCCTGCGCCGCGGTGCCGCGCCATTGGCCCTCGGCCTGGCGCTTTGTGCCGCCCCCGCCTTCGCGCAGGAAGCGCCCGCCGATGATGCCGTCGCCGACGCCGACGCCGCGGCCGACGATGGCGAGGCCATCGTGGTTACCGGGTCGCGCATCGCGCGGCCCGAAGCCGATTCGCCCAACCCCGTGACCTCGATCAGCAGCGACACGATCCAGCAATCGGGCCTTACCAACCTCACCGACCTGCTCGTCCAGAATCCGGCGCTGCTCGGATCGAGCACGACCGCCGATGCCGGCGGATCGACCGCATTGTTCGGCGGGGTCGGGGTCAATTTGCTCAACCTGCGCAACCTCGGCACCGAGCGTACGCTCGTGCTCGTCAACGGCCGCCGCCATATTTCGGGGATCACCGGCACCTCGTCGGTCGATATCAACACCATCCCCAACGCGCTGATCGACCGGATCGACGTGCTCACCGGCGGCGTGTCGGCGGTGTACGGCGCCGACGGCGTGTCGGGCGTCGTCAATTTCGTGCTCAAGCGCGATTTCGAGGGTATCGACGCGCGCTTCCAGACGGGCATTTCGTCACGAGGCGATGCGAACAACATCTATGGCGCGCTGACCGTCGGCACCAATTTCTCGGAAGATCGCGGCAATGTCGCGGTGTCGTACGAATATAACCGCGATTCGCGGGTGCCCGCCAATGCGCGCAAGACCGGACGCAATCTCGGTTTGTTCAGCTTCCGCCAGAATCTGCTGGATAATCCGGATCCCGATTTCGACGATCCGAACATCATCGACCGGATTTTGTACAACGACATCCGCTATGCCGACAGCGCGCCCGGCGGCGCGGTCGACGTCGACATCGACTTTTCGCCCGACTTCACCGGCGCGGGCAAGGTCTATGATCTCGGCACGGCGATCCCCAGTTCGGGCGGCGTGGTGCAGGGCGGCGACAGCACCCCGATCGCGGGCTATCAGGGCGACCTCCAGCCCAAGACCGAGAAGCATAATATCAACCTGCTCGGCAGTTATGAGTTCAGCGACGCGCTGCGCTTCTTCGTCGAGGCCAAATATGTGAAGACGAAGAACTTCTCGTTCGCGCAGCCGTCGTTCGACTTCTTCACCACGGTCCAGGCCGACAATCCGTTCATTCCCGCCAATATCGCGGCGCTGATCACACCCGACAACATCAACAATTCGCTGGAACTGCCTTCGGGTTTCCTGCCCGACGGCGTGCTCGTCTCGCGCGACAATTTCGACATGGGCGTGCGCGGCGAATATGCCGAGCGCGATACCTATCGCGGGGTGCTCGGCTTTGACGGTCGGCTCACCGACAATCTCACCTATGAGGTGAGCTATGTCTATGGCCAGACCAAGACGCAGTTCCTGAGCACCAATTACCGCCTCCGCGACCGCTATTTCGCGGCGCTCGATGCGGTCGACCAGGGCGCGTTCACGACAGGAACGCCGAACGGCAATATCGTCTGCCGCTCGTCGCTCGACCCCACCGCGCCGCTGAATGACCCGAACGGCTTCATCATCGGCGCCAATACGACGCCGATCACCTTCACCCCCGGCGCGAACAGCGGCTGCGTTCCGCTGAACATTTTCGGCGAGGGTTCGCCGAGCAAGGCGGCGCTCGACTGGATCAACGTCGACCTCGCCAACCGCGTCAAAGTACAGCAGCATGTGGTCAGCGCCTCGGTATCAGGCGACACGGGCGCGGTGTTCGAACTGCCTGGCGGCCCGATCGGCTTTGCATTGGGCGCCGAATATCGGAAGGAAAAGTCGAACTTCGTGCCCGACGCTTTCCTCGTCCAGGACGCGCTACAGGATCTCGCGGCGCAATTCCCCGAAAGCGGCAGCTTCGACGTTAAGGAAGCCTTTGCCGAAATCAATATCCCGGTGCTGCGCGGCATGCCGTTCGCCGATATCCTGCAGTTCGGTGCGGCGATCCGTGTGTCGGATTATTCGACGATCGGCAGCACGACGACGTGGAAGGTCGATGGCACCTGGGGGCCGGTGCGCGACATCCGCTTCCGTGGCACCTATTCCGAAGCGGTGCGAGCGCCGAACCTGACCGAGTTGTTCGCGCCGCAGAACGGGACCTTCTCGTTCATCGACGATCCGTGCGATCCGACCAACCTCGCCGAAGGCACGTCGTTCCGCGTCGCCAACTGCAACGCGACGCTGACCGCGCTCGGCATCAATCCGGCAACCTTCAATCCGTCGCAGAATCCGCAGGCGACCGCCTCGCTGCCGGGACGCACGATCGGCACGCCCTTCCTCAACGAGGAAACGGCGAAGACGTGGACTGCCGGGGTGGTGCTGCGGCCGAGCTTCATTCCGGGGCTGGTCGCGACCTTCGACTGGTATGACATCAAGATCGCCAATGCGATTACGACGGCGACCGCGCAGGACCTCACCAACGCCTGCGTCGACCAGCCGACGCTCGACAACCAGTTCTGCGACCTGATCACCCGCGATCCGTCGACCGGGTTCGTTTCGGACTATCTGCTGCGGCCGCTCAACGTGTCGCAGTTCGCGACGTCGGGCGCCGACTTCACGATCAACTATGCCTTCCGGCCGAGCGACAGCCTTGGCCAGTTCAATCTGCGGCTCGCGGGCGGCTATCTCGATAGCCTGACCTTCATCTCGACCCCGGGGGCCGAGGTCGACAACGACCGGACCGAGGCGTTCGCGCCGAAATGGAACGGCACGCTCGACATCACCTGGGTGAAGGACAATTGGTCGCTGAACTATGGCGTCAACTATTTCAGCAAGACGCGGCGCTTCACCACCGAGCAGATCGAGGCGAACCCCGATCTCGTCGATCCGAAATACATCTTCTATCGCGAGAAATGGGAACATGACGTCCAGCTCGGCTTCAAGACCGACGACGAGCGTTTCCAATTCTATGCCGGCGTGAACAATATCTTCGGTCGCGATCCCGATGTCGGCGAGCTCAACTATCCGTCGAGCTTCCGCGGGCGTTACGTCTATGCGGGGGTGAAGGTGAACCTTGCGAGCCTCGGCCTCTAG
- a CDS encoding leucyl aminopeptidase — MRTKSLLLAACLSLAPLTAPAALAQDVTGSGVVPGSVANSAERPIGFAASAPAKGVLVVLMADATLPALDAVGVGAGERAAIESAIANAKFDGKANATLSLRGIGAHSRILLVGTGTAPTMLALAEASGKAAQELKSDAQPVTLTGAFTGAQGAEAGYGFALGQYRFDRYKTVDRKAPATDAVTIVGGDSAAAGSTFAARWRPLADGVRLSRDLANEPANVVYPESFVAEVRQAFSGVPGVTIEVLDEAAMRRLGMGTLVGVGQGSPRGSRLLAVRYRGAGSDAAPLAFVGKGITFDSGGISLKPGSGMWDMKGDMSGAASTVGAVLSLARSKAPVHVVAVAALAENMPDGNAQRPGDVVRTMSGKTIEMLNADAEGRLVLADANEYVADKYKPRAIVNIATLTGSIVGALDNQYAGLFARDETLATQLLTAGSASGEELWRMPLHKNYAKKIESDIADIRNIAPGSGPGASIGAHFIGYFVAETTPWAHLDIAGVNQADSASPLVPKGMSGFGVRLLDQLARGGY, encoded by the coding sequence ATGCGTACCAAAAGCCTGCTGCTCGCCGCCTGCCTCTCGCTCGCGCCTTTGACGGCCCCCGCCGCCTTGGCGCAGGACGTGACCGGCTCGGGCGTCGTCCCCGGCAGTGTCGCCAACAGCGCCGAGCGCCCGATCGGCTTCGCCGCGAGCGCGCCCGCCAAGGGCGTACTGGTGGTGCTGATGGCCGACGCGACCCTGCCAGCGCTCGACGCGGTCGGCGTCGGCGCGGGCGAACGCGCCGCGATCGAATCCGCGATCGCCAATGCGAAGTTCGACGGCAAAGCCAACGCCACGCTGTCGCTGCGCGGGATCGGCGCGCACAGCCGCATCCTGCTCGTCGGCACCGGCACCGCGCCGACGATGCTCGCGCTCGCCGAGGCGAGCGGCAAAGCGGCGCAGGAACTCAAGTCCGACGCACAGCCGGTGACGCTGACCGGGGCCTTCACCGGCGCGCAGGGTGCCGAGGCGGGCTATGGCTTCGCGCTCGGCCAGTACCGCTTCGACCGCTACAAGACCGTCGACCGCAAGGCGCCCGCAACCGACGCGGTGACCATCGTCGGCGGCGACAGTGCTGCCGCCGGGTCGACCTTCGCCGCGCGCTGGCGCCCACTCGCCGACGGCGTGCGCCTGTCGCGCGACCTCGCCAACGAACCCGCCAATGTCGTCTATCCCGAAAGCTTCGTCGCCGAGGTGCGCCAGGCCTTTTCCGGCGTCCCCGGGGTGACGATCGAAGTACTCGACGAGGCGGCGATGCGACGGCTCGGCATGGGCACGCTCGTCGGGGTCGGCCAGGGCAGTCCGCGCGGCTCGCGCCTGCTCGCGGTGCGCTATCGCGGCGCTGGCTCCGACGCCGCGCCGCTCGCCTTCGTCGGCAAGGGCATCACTTTTGACTCCGGCGGCATCTCGCTCAAACCCGGCAGCGGCATGTGGGACATGAAGGGCGACATGTCGGGCGCCGCCTCGACCGTCGGCGCCGTCCTCTCGCTCGCCAGGTCGAAGGCGCCGGTGCATGTCGTCGCGGTCGCGGCGCTCGCCGAGAATATGCCCGACGGCAACGCCCAGCGCCCCGGCGACGTCGTGCGCACCATGTCGGGCAAGACGATCGAGATGCTCAACGCCGATGCCGAAGGGCGGCTCGTGCTCGCCGACGCCAATGAATATGTCGCCGACAAGTACAAGCCGCGCGCGATCGTCAATATCGCGACGCTGACCGGATCGATCGTAGGCGCGCTCGACAACCAATATGCCGGGCTGTTCGCGCGCGACGAGACGCTCGCCACGCAACTGCTTACGGCGGGCAGCGCGAGCGGCGAAGAACTGTGGCGCATGCCGCTCCACAAAAATTACGCCAAGAAGATCGAATCGGACATCGCCGACATCCGCAACATCGCGCCGGGCAGCGGGCCGGGGGCGAGCATCGGTGCGCATTTCATCGGCTATTTCGTCGCCGAGACGACGCCCTGGGCGCATCTCGACATCGCCGGGGTGAACCAGGCCGACAGCGCCTCGCCGCTTGTCCCCAAGGGCATGTCGGGATTCGGCGTCCGCCTGCTCGACCAGTTGGCGCGCGGCGGATATTGA
- a CDS encoding acylase: MLRKLGIGLLVLLLLTVISLAVWEPLTAKAPAAPSFKPTDVRIARDKFGVPHIFGKTDADVAYGVAYAHAEDDFATLQEVLAMTRGRAGAMLGQDGAKIDYAAALLDIRTTTARDWPRLPKDVQALFTAYAAGLNRYADKHPDEVRLSKLFPVTGEDVVAGFVLRSPFFFGLDSTLGSLVEGKEMGREGGPELDATGKIVPRKDTPLGSDPAANGSNAMAVAPARSTDGATRLVSNSHQPWTGGVAWYELVVHSEEGWDFAGANFPGSPYPFLGHNKYLGWTNTVNRPDLIDIYKLVLDESGEKYRFDGQWRPLEAKRVWLKVKFGPFVLPVPRMVYRSVHGPVIRNAKGAFAIRYAGIDQANMVTQYYRLNKAKNFAEWRAAMAGQGVPATNFIYADAAGNIGMFYNAMFPDRPAGYNWRGILPGDRSADLWTKTLPFDRVPALVNPASGYVMNANNTPWVAAGPGDELDAAAFSPLLGIEDDMSNRASRLIDLFEASGQIDEARLKAIKYDTAYAKTGYAKAWIDRILALNLKGDAELAQAQALLRAWDWNLDGKGQGDALALMVLRPANRVHYQRLAERPDPRETLKEAADHLQQHFGTLDPKLGTVLRLRHGEGDHRVDLPLDGGNDTIRASTLWDVEPDGRLKVRHGDSFIMFVTWGKDGKLKSESIQPFGSATTRPDSPHYNDQAPLFVRHQLKPVLFDPAALWATKPRVYRP, from the coding sequence ATGCTGCGCAAACTGGGAATCGGGCTGCTGGTCCTGCTGCTGTTGACCGTGATTTCGCTGGCGGTCTGGGAGCCGCTGACCGCTAAGGCACCCGCCGCGCCGAGCTTCAAGCCGACCGACGTCAGGATCGCGCGCGACAAGTTCGGCGTCCCGCACATCTTCGGCAAGACCGATGCCGATGTCGCCTATGGCGTCGCCTATGCCCATGCCGAGGATGATTTTGCGACGCTGCAGGAAGTGCTCGCGATGACGCGCGGGCGCGCCGGGGCGATGCTCGGGCAGGATGGCGCCAAGATCGACTATGCTGCGGCGCTGCTCGATATCCGCACGACCACCGCGCGCGACTGGCCGCGGCTGCCGAAGGATGTGCAGGCGCTGTTCACCGCTTATGCGGCCGGGCTCAATCGCTACGCCGACAAGCATCCGGACGAAGTGCGGCTGTCGAAGCTGTTCCCGGTGACCGGCGAGGATGTCGTCGCGGGTTTCGTGCTGCGCTCACCCTTTTTCTTCGGGCTCGATTCGACGCTCGGCTCGCTCGTCGAAGGCAAGGAGATGGGGCGGGAGGGCGGCCCCGAACTCGACGCCACCGGCAAGATCGTACCGCGCAAGGACACGCCGCTCGGCAGCGATCCCGCCGCCAACGGGTCGAACGCGATGGCGGTCGCGCCAGCCCGTTCGACGGACGGCGCGACGCGGCTCGTCTCCAACTCGCACCAGCCCTGGACCGGCGGGGTCGCCTGGTACGAACTGGTGGTGCATAGTGAGGAGGGCTGGGATTTTGCGGGCGCGAACTTCCCCGGCTCGCCATACCCCTTCCTCGGCCACAACAAATATCTCGGCTGGACCAATACGGTGAACCGGCCCGACCTGATCGACATCTACAAGCTCGTGCTCGACGAGAGCGGCGAGAAATATCGCTTCGACGGCCAGTGGCGCCCGCTCGAGGCGAAGCGGGTGTGGCTCAAGGTCAAGTTCGGCCCCTTCGTCCTGCCGGTGCCGCGCATGGTCTATCGCTCGGTGCATGGCCCGGTGATCAGGAACGCCAAGGGCGCTTTTGCGATCCGCTACGCCGGGATCGACCAGGCGAATATGGTCACCCAATATTATAGGCTGAACAAGGCGAAGAATTTCGCCGAATGGCGCGCCGCCATGGCGGGACAGGGCGTGCCCGCGACCAATTTCATCTATGCCGACGCCGCAGGCAATATCGGGATGTTCTACAACGCGATGTTCCCCGACCGGCCGGCGGGCTATAATTGGCGCGGCATATTGCCGGGCGATCGCTCGGCGGATCTGTGGACCAAGACGCTGCCGTTCGACCGCGTCCCGGCGCTGGTCAATCCGGCGTCGGGTTATGTGATGAACGCCAACAACACGCCGTGGGTCGCGGCGGGTCCGGGCGACGAACTCGACGCGGCGGCTTTTTCGCCGCTGCTCGGAATCGAAGACGATATGAGCAACCGCGCGTCGCGGTTGATCGACCTGTTCGAGGCGTCGGGACAGATCGACGAGGCGCGGTTGAAGGCGATCAAATATGACACCGCTTATGCGAAGACCGGCTATGCCAAGGCGTGGATCGATCGCATCCTCGCGCTGAACCTGAAGGGCGATGCCGAACTCGCGCAGGCGCAGGCCTTGCTGCGCGCATGGGACTGGAACCTCGATGGCAAGGGGCAGGGCGATGCGCTGGCGCTGATGGTGCTGCGCCCCGCGAACCGCGTCCATTACCAACGGCTCGCCGAACGCCCCGACCCGCGCGAGACGCTGAAGGAAGCCGCCGACCATCTGCAGCAACATTTCGGCACGCTCGATCCCAAGCTCGGTACCGTGCTGCGGCTGCGCCATGGCGAGGGCGATCACCGTGTCGACCTGCCGCTCGACGGCGGCAACGATACGATCCGCGCCTCGACCCTGTGGGACGTCGAGCCCGACGGCCGGCTCAAGGTCCGTCACGGCGACAGCTTCATCATGTTCGTGACCTGGGGCAAGGACGGCAAGCTCAAGTCCGAATCGATCCAGCCGTTCGGATCGGCGACGACGCGCCCGGACAGCCCGCATTATAACGATCAGGCGCCGCTGTTCGTGCGGCACCAGTTGAAGCCGGTGCTGTTCGACCCCGCGGCGCTGTGGGCGACGAAGCCGCGCGTCTATCGGCCTTGA
- the clpB gene encoding ATP-dependent chaperone ClpB, translating to MNLEKFTDRAKGFLQAAQTIAIRMNHQRISPEHVAKALLEDNQGMAAGLIAKSGGDAARAVQGIDALLAKVPAVSGSGAQATPGLDNDAVRLLDQAEQVATKAGDGFVTVERLLLAMVLAAGTPVAKAFADAGVKADALNAAINDLRGGRTADSASSEDRYEALKKFARDLTEVAREGKLDPVIGRDEEIRRTIQILARRTKNNPVLIGEAGVGKTAIAEGLALRIVNGDVPDSLKDRRLLSLDMGALIAGAKYRGEFEERLKGVLDDVKAAEGEIILFIDEMHTLVGAGKGEGAMDASNLLKPALARGELHCIGATTLDEYRKHVEKDPALQRRFQPVFVGEPTVEDSISILRGIKEKYELHHGVRITDGAIVAAATLSNRYISDRFLPDKAIDLMDEAASRIRMEVESKPEEIENLDRRIIQMKIEESALGKESDAASKDRLATLQSELANLEQQSAEITQKWHAEKDKIHAEAKIKETLDAARSALDQAQRAGDLAKAGELSYGTIPGLEKQLEAAQAAAGNAMLREEVTADDIAAVVSKWTGIPVDRMMEGEREKLLTMESTLEKRVIGQDDAVRAVSTAVRRARAGLQDPNRPLGSFLFLGPTGVGKTELTKALARFLFDDDNAMVRIDMSEFMEKHSVARLVGAPPGYVGYEEGGTLTEAVRRRPYQVVLFDEVEKAHPDVFNILLQVLDDGRLTDGQGRTVDFTNTLIILTSNLGSQAIAALPDDAPVEQAEPAVMEVVRAHFRPEFLNRLDEIVLFNRLAQQHMGGIVDIQVARVQKLLNDRKVTLDLTDAARAWLGRVGYDPVYGARPLKRAVQKYLQDPLADLILKGEVRDGSTIKVDEGDGALKLTPA from the coding sequence ATGAACCTCGAAAAATTCACCGACCGCGCCAAGGGCTTTTTGCAGGCGGCGCAGACGATCGCGATCCGCATGAACCATCAGCGGATTTCGCCCGAGCATGTCGCCAAGGCATTGCTCGAAGACAATCAGGGCATGGCCGCCGGGCTGATCGCCAAGAGCGGCGGCGATGCCGCGCGCGCCGTGCAGGGCATCGACGCGCTGCTCGCCAAGGTGCCTGCGGTGTCGGGGTCGGGCGCGCAGGCGACCCCGGGCCTCGACAATGATGCCGTGCGCCTGCTCGACCAGGCCGAGCAGGTCGCAACCAAGGCCGGCGACGGCTTCGTCACCGTCGAGCGGCTGCTGCTCGCGATGGTGCTGGCGGCGGGCACGCCGGTCGCCAAGGCCTTCGCCGACGCGGGCGTGAAGGCGGACGCGCTCAACGCCGCGATCAATGACCTGCGCGGCGGGCGCACCGCCGACAGCGCGAGCAGCGAAGACCGCTACGAAGCGCTCAAGAAATTCGCCCGCGACCTCACCGAAGTCGCGCGCGAGGGCAAGCTCGATCCGGTGATCGGCCGCGACGAGGAAATCCGCCGCACGATCCAGATTCTCGCGCGCCGCACCAAGAACAACCCGGTGCTGATCGGCGAAGCCGGGGTCGGCAAGACCGCGATCGCCGAGGGCCTCGCGCTGCGCATCGTTAACGGCGACGTGCCCGACAGTCTGAAGGACCGCCGCCTGCTGTCGCTCGACATGGGCGCGCTGATCGCGGGCGCCAAATATCGCGGCGAATTCGAGGAACGGCTCAAGGGCGTACTCGACGACGTCAAGGCGGCCGAGGGCGAAATCATCCTGTTCATCGACGAGATGCACACGCTGGTCGGCGCGGGCAAGGGCGAGGGTGCGATGGATGCGTCGAACCTCCTGAAGCCCGCGCTCGCGCGCGGCGAACTCCACTGCATCGGCGCGACGACGCTCGACGAATATCGCAAGCATGTCGAAAAGGACCCCGCGCTCCAGCGGCGCTTCCAGCCCGTCTTCGTCGGCGAGCCGACGGTCGAGGATTCGATCTCGATCCTGCGCGGTATCAAAGAGAAGTACGAGCTGCACCATGGCGTGCGGATCACCGACGGCGCGATCGTCGCCGCCGCGACGCTGTCGAACCGCTACATCTCCGACCGCTTCCTGCCCGACAAGGCGATCGACCTGATGGACGAGGCCGCGAGCCGCATCCGCATGGAGGTCGAATCGAAGCCCGAGGAGATCGAAAACCTCGATCGCCGCATCATCCAGATGAAGATCGAGGAATCGGCGCTCGGCAAGGAAAGCGACGCCGCATCGAAGGACCGGCTCGCGACTTTGCAGTCCGAACTCGCCAATCTCGAGCAACAGTCGGCCGAGATCACCCAGAAGTGGCACGCCGAAAAGGACAAGATCCACGCCGAGGCCAAGATCAAGGAAACCCTCGACGCGGCGCGTTCGGCGCTCGACCAGGCGCAGCGCGCAGGCGACCTCGCGAAGGCGGGCGAGCTCAGCTACGGCACCATCCCGGGCCTCGAGAAGCAGCTCGAAGCGGCGCAAGCCGCGGCGGGCAATGCGATGCTGCGCGAAGAGGTCACCGCCGACGATATCGCCGCAGTGGTCAGCAAATGGACCGGCATCCCAGTCGACCGGATGATGGAAGGCGAGCGCGAGAAATTGCTGACGATGGAATCGACGCTCGAAAAGCGCGTGATCGGCCAGGACGATGCGGTGCGCGCGGTATCGACCGCGGTGCGCCGCGCGCGTGCAGGGCTTCAGGACCCCAATCGCCCGCTCGGCAGCTTCCTCTTCCTCGGCCCGACCGGGGTCGGCAAGACCGAGCTCACCAAGGCGCTCGCACGCTTCCTGTTCGACGACGACAATGCGATGGTCCGCATCGACATGTCCGAATTCATGGAAAAGCACAGCGTCGCGCGGCTCGTCGGCGCGCCGCCGGGCTATGTCGGATATGAAGAGGGCGGCACGCTCACCGAAGCGGTGCGGCGCCGCCCCTATCAGGTCGTGCTGTTCGACGAGGTCGAGAAAGCGCATCCCGACGTCTTCAATATCCTGCTGCAGGTGCTCGACGACGGGCGCCTGACCGACGGACAGGGCCGCACGGTCGACTTCACCAACACGCTGATCATCCTGACCTCGAACCTCGGCAGCCAGGCGATCGCCGCGCTCCCCGACGACGCGCCGGTCGAACAAGCCGAACCCGCGGTGATGGAGGTGGTGCGCGCGCATTTCCGGCCCGAGTTCCTGAACCGGCTCGACGAGATCGTGCTCTTCAACCGCCTCGCGCAGCAGCATATGGGCGGCATCGTCGATATCCAGGTCGCACGCGTCCAGAAGCTGCTCAATGATCGCAAGGTGACGCTCGACCTGACCGACGCCGCGCGCGCCTGGCTCGGCCGCGTCGGCTACGACCCCGTCTATGGCGCACGGCCGCTCAAGCGCGCAGTGCAGAAATATCTGCAGGATCCGCTCGCCGACCTGATCCTGAAGGGCGAAGTCAGGGACGGCTCGACGATCAAGGTCGACGAAGGCGACGGCGCTCTCAAGCTGACCCCAGCGTAA